From a single Eretmochelys imbricata isolate rEreImb1 chromosome 13, rEreImb1.hap1, whole genome shotgun sequence genomic region:
- the LOC144273315 gene encoding olfactory receptor 10G6-like, which yields MECGNRSQLTHFILVGIPYPPELRVPLFLFFLLIYLLTLCGNLLILLAVARECRLHKPMYWFLCHLSFLDMTVSSVVVPKVVAGFLPGGGAISFHGCMAQLFFFHFLGCTECFLYTVMAYDRFLAICKPLRYSVIMNRRACLCLAVGTWLGGSLHSFIETALTFRLRYGRGTQVGYICCDIPAVLKLACGDTALNELVTFIDVGFVAMTCFLLILTSYIYIISAILRIRSNEGRRRAFSTCAAHITVVVTYYVPVVFIYLRPGSQHPMDRVVAVFYTTVTPLLNPLIYTLRNKEMKAALMRLGGRKLPGPEP from the coding sequence ATGGAGTGTGGGAATAGATCCCAGCTCACCCATTTCATCCTGGTGGGGATCCCATACCCCCCAGAGCTGCGGGTGCCCTtgttcctcttcttcctcctcatctaCCTATTGACACTATGCGGGAACCTGCTCATCCTGCTGGCGGTGGCCCGGGAGTGCCGGCTGCACAAGCCCATGTACTGGTTTCTCTGCCACTTGTCCTTCCTGGACATGACGGTCTCCTCGGTGGTGGTGCCCAAGGTGGTGGCCGGCTTCCTGCCGGGCGGCGGGGCCATCTCCTTCCATGGCTGCATGGCCCAGCTCTTCTTCTTCCACTTCCTTGGCTGCACCGAGTGCTTCCTCTACACGGTCATGGCCTACGACCGCTTCCTGGCCATCTGCAAGCCACTGCGCTACAGCGTCATTATGAATCGCAGAGCCTGCCTGTGCCTGGCAGTGGGGACCTGGCTAGGGGGCTCCCTGCACTCGTTCATAGAGACTGCACTCACCTTCCGCCTGCGCTATGGCCGGGGCACCCAGGTAGGCTACATCTGTTGCGATATCCCAGCTGTGCTGAAGCTGGCCTGTGGGGATACGGCACTCAATGAGCTGGTGACATTCATCGACGTGGGATTCGTGGCCATGACCTGCTTCCTGCTGATCCTGACTTCCTACATCTACATCATCTCGGCCATCCTGAGGATCCGCTCCAATGAGGGTAGACGTCGGGCCTTCTCCACCTGTGCAGCACATATCACCGTGGTGGTGACCTACTATGTGCCCGTGGTCTTCATCTACCTGAGGCCAGGTTCCCAGCACCCCATGGACAGGGTGGTGGCTGTATTCTACACCACAGTAACCCCGCTCctcaaccccctcatctacacACTGAGGAACAAGGAGATGAAAGCTGCCCTCATGAGACTGGGGGGCAGAAAACTGCCAGGGCCTGAGCCATGA